The genomic interval TCGCGCCGGAGGCGCTCCTCCTCGTCGCCTCCAAGGGGATCGAGAACGGATCGCTCAAGAGGGTGAGCGAGATCGCGGCCGAGACGCTCGGAGCCGGCCTGGCCAACCGCCTCGCGGTTCTCTCGGGACCGAGCTTCGCGCGCGAGGTGGCGGCGTCGAGGCCGACGGCGATCGTCGCCGCCTCGGCGGACCCGCGCCTGGCGTCCGCGGCGCAGACGCTCGTCTCGCGCGGCGCGCTCAGGGTCTACACGAGCTCCGATCCGATCGGGGTGGAGACCGGCGGAGCCCTCAAGAACGTGATCGCGATCGCGGCCGGCGTCGTGGAGGGGCTGGGGCTCGGGTCGAACACCCTCGCCGCCCTGATCACGCGGGGCCTCGCGGAGATATCGCGGCTGGCGGTGACGCTCGGCGGGCGCAAGGAGACCCTCTCGGGGCTCGCCGGCCTCGGCGATCTCGTGCTGACGTGCACGGGTTCGCTCTCCCGGAACCGATCGGTCGGGATCGAGATCGCACGCGGGCGGTCTCTCGCGGAGATCCAGTCGGCGTCGCGGATGGTGGCCGAGGGAGTCCGCACCGC from Acidobacteriota bacterium carries:
- a CDS encoding NAD(P)-dependent glycerol-3-phosphate dehydrogenase; translation: MTAPREKVAVLGGGSWGTALARQIALPADRDVTLWIHDPELAGIVRGTRENAPYLPGFPLPEALEITSSVDAAVRGAAVVILAVPSHHCREVLSGARGGIAPEALLLVASKGIENGSLKRVSEIAAETLGAGLANRLAVLSGPSFAREVAASRPTAIVAASADPRLASAAQTLVSRGALRVYTSSDPIGVETGGALKNVIAIAAGVVEGLGLGSNTLAALITRGLAEISRLAVTLGGRKETLSGLAGLGDLVLTCTGSLSRNRSVGIEIARGRSLAEIQSASRMVAEGVRTARSALDLGRRHSVPMPITEKVYELLYEGLAPDAAIRDLLGRPPRPEED